The region TaaagtatctttaaaacaaaataatagagCATTAGCTGTGGCTTTGAGTGTGGAGAAAGAAAATTCTCGAAAGCTGAAGAATGAGAagatttttcttcagaaggaagtAGAAAAGTTGCAGCTTCATAATATCTTGCTTCGTCGAAAACTAAGCTGTTTGGTATGCTGCAAATAATATAATTTACACTTAGATGAGGTAAACTAAGCATCTGTCTTTTTTTGGAAACTTAATACTGCTTCTTAAAATGGTGATTTAAAATTTACATCTCAGATTTGTGAAGTTATATCATCTGATAGCATAGTATTcacgtttgattttttttatttttctttcataggaTTGTTTTGTATTTACTGTTTTGTCCATCAGTGTATATGTCTATCCATAGCTATTCTAGCGTCAGCTTCACCTTAATATTTACAGGTATTGAGATGGtattaaaaatcagtttgtgtcagttgctggggaaaaaaaaaattacatcttagATTCACCTTTATATATTGTCTTAAGCCAGAAgccacttaaaaaatatttttaaaatattttttttcttttatatgcaGAATAAAACTCTTATAGAAATAGAAGCATTTTTGAATTATAACCTCTTAACTGCAATAGAAATAAGCAGTCTTTCTGAGGTAAGATATTTTTTGAACTATTACCATATTGAATTCATTTTCCAGGATATTTTCAAAGCATCTAAAGGAGTGCAATGTTGAAATCATATatgcactttaaaatatttacccCAATTACTTAAAGCTTGGGATGAAGCCCTAGTGCAGTGAAATCAATTAAATTTTGCTGTTGCTTGTactaaaaaattaatatataatctTGTTTACAATTACAATCTTGTAATTTAGTCTTGTTTACAAAGTATCTGAAAGTTAACTATCAGTTAGCCCTGGTGAAGtcatgtggttaaaaaaaaaaaaaagcatagtacTTCGGTAAGTGGTATTCTTCACTAATGCCTTCCTTGCTTAGTGCTGCAATAAATATCTTGCATGTGGAAACTTTATCAGAAAACTTAGGCCATGTTAGTCCTTGTGAAATGGCAAaattacagttaatttttaaaaatacattatttttattgtctgttcTAAACAGTTGCTTAGTGTTGCTCTGTGCTTCTACATGTATAATGCACTTTGGATCAGTTATAGCTACATTAAATAAATCTGTACATTGCTTTGGGATGCAGGTAGGTTACAGATTTTGATAAGTTTtgctagaaaatatatttttttaaaaatcattgtgtGTGTGTTCGAATATCATGCACCTTTCATCAGTACTTCTATTTTTtgcccattctttttttttcctgtggatatTTCTGAtacttaaaacataaaataatattcaACTGTTTCTACTTCCCCGCTGTTCTTTTTAAGAATCGTCAGAGTTCTCTTCCTCTGTCAGCGGGTCCAAGTAGCCCTACTGATGACCAGTTCAAGAGTACATGTCAGTCTGCTGGGTAGGTAGTTACATTAAATGCAGGAGTCAATAAGTGTCTGTGGATTTTTTTACAGCTAATCTATGTatattgtcctaggtatttttgAGGTAATGTGAAATGATTTCCTGTCTAATTCAGATATTACCAATTTGCAACTTGGAATTTATATAGAAAGTGGTAGAAAAAACTTGTGTTTGAATAACTTGCTTCTTCATGGGATATCACCAGCACAAAGCAGGAttttctatcattaaaaaaataaatttgcccCAAGACAGAACGACATTTCATACTTGAGttcttgttttctgattttatatGTTATCAAGGGTACGTTTTAAACAATTGAATGTTATGGCATAAAAAAGTAATCAAAATCTTCACAGtaaaatttcctcttttcagATCTGTAGAATTGCCAGTGAAGCTTCCTTTAATTGCAACAGCTAATACAAAACAGCAAGATAGTCCCTCTGTGTGTGAAATACCAAATTCTTATAAAAGTACTGCTATTTTGTCAAAGGAAAGGCATTCAGATCAAGTCAAGTTTGCACTACCATTGCCTTCTggtaaaaataatcaaaagttaATTGAAATACAGCCAGTGGAAACAACTGttgacaaaaatatatttttaaaaggtaggaTGTATTTCTGTACtggtgatttatttttcagagctATCTGTGAATTAGTATTTAATAATTCACTACTTGATATGCAATACAGAAGGTATAGTAAGATTCCAAAACTGtaataaactaataaaaatagAATGCAGGTGTCCTGACAGTCACTTGTAGAATAATGTTCATTGAAATAACACAGCtgaaatttaacaaaattaaTGTGAACAGAATAAAACTTTGATAAGATAACCAAATAATAACCgaatgtcgtggttttggctggtgacagatgctcctCCACCCCCCAAGCCCGTacacagaggggaggaggagagataaagagatttacaagtttagaagaaacaaaactacttcaatgaaatattaataacaaaataaaaatgaaaataatgaaatagatacagtatatacaaaaccgtattaagctcccaggatgacatcaccggcaggcgctggggaagtcccagactggactcagcgacgggtgggaaatGGGTTCCggagatggagtcaggaacacacagatcgggatcaaaggcagatgaacagacagggtcctcctcagacatcagccattggaGGAAGAGaattgaccctttgatccctcagcttttatactgagcatggggcagatgggatggaattaCCCccgttggtcaattttgggtcacctgtcctgtccgctcctccctgcaggtgggacccctctacacttttctgcttctgaccctccaacagggcaaataatgacattagctgaccttggttgttatagcaataagtataagcaagagcctttctgcataccattccttggcacaaactgtcttatcactctgaacgaaccgttttagacccaacatgctgttaatttcagagaggtagaagaggcctagctaagaaataaaattactgaccagaaagttggttctgttttacctcaaaccaggacactgaagtagttatagaaaaaaatatttttatttatacccGATTTCAAAAGTCCAACTTTGGTAAAATATGAAATTAGTTCTAGTTAAGTAAATTTTTAAGGACCAACCATAGAATGTGtgtattcagttaaaaaaaaaagtttgtaatttTCCATGCTTCTGGTACAACCTTCAGTAATCTGTCTTATTCTGATAACTACACTCTATTCTTTCTCTCCCCAAGCtgctgatatttttctctttgcagaaaataaattatgcaCAGAACTAACTTGCAATAGTGCCTTCCTGACTCATGTCAGAAATACACAATCTTTAAGACGGTCTGAGGAGCTTACAAAACAATATAATGATAGTTTATTGCCATTGTGTGGAAATGTGACCGAAAGAAAGAAACATACGGTACTTCATAAGTCACAAACTCAACCTAATATAAAGGATTGTGATGAAAAATGTAGCTTGAATAATCTGCCTCATCATGGTATCAACAGCGGTAGCACCACCAATGACATGAATTTGTGGGAAAGTTCAAGTGACGTGTCTTGCATTATTCCTTCACCTAAGTTTAGCAATGAAAGTAAGATGGATTTTAAGAAGCTGCTTTTTACTGACAAGAGGAAGCCTGAAGAAACTGTTTATGGTGCTGATATGGAGTTGACTGCGAGTGATGCAGGTGAACTACTCACAGTTACTGCAAAAGACAAAGATAAATTACACcgaaataaaaatagtaatgcCAATTCTGATAAAATATTAGGaaatttcagaaaagtaaaatattctaagaaggataaagagaaaattaaaagcaagactgaaatCAGTTCAAATTTGTGTGCAGAAGAATGGCACACTAGGCCTGACAATAGTGAATTTTCGAAAACTACTGACTCACAAACTCAACTATTCCAAAGTCAGACAGAACAGCTACCTACAGGGGACTCTATAGGGAAACAGAGTTTGCCAAATACCGATAAAGATTATGAAGCACAAAAGTTTCCAAGTAAAACTGAAGATACTAGGAGGACATACCAGGTTAACTTAGTGAGTCCAAGAAAACAGGAGACGAATAAGGAAACTATCgcagaaacatttggaaaaatggaaagcaaaatacaaaaagcagACTCAAACTCATCTATGAACAAGATCCCACCAGAAGTTTATTGCGCTGAAAATTTATCATTCCCAGATAATACTTCTAATGTATCATCTTTACATCAGGACTTTCTGCATACAAATGAGAAACATAACAGaccaaaaataaacaggaaaacttCTCAAAACACTTCTAAAGTGAACACAGCAAAACACTGTAGAGACGAAAAGAGGCAGtatggagaaaatatttcaaaaaagtcTCAAACAGAGATACACCAATATGacagcaagagaaaacaagacCAGAAGAatattgtaaaaagaaaatacaacagaaaaagtaGTTGCAGAcaaagtggagaaactgaaagtGACAGCACTCGTAAAATTACTCAGAAAATAGACCAAAAGGATAGCCATTTTTCGCCAGGCAGATTAAAACGTACATTGGCAAGGGCTAGTCGGAAAGCACGTATAATACCGAAAGAAAGCCTTACACTttgtaaaaacaaagaattaaaaaataaggaTGCATTGCATGCAGAAGCTCTTTGTGGAGATAAAGTAACTGAAACTCAGCAAACGCAAGTAGCTTTAGTTACTCATAATGGTGTAACCGTGAATACACCACAtgctggaaaagcagaacaaaaactgGATCATGTTTCTAAAGAGACTTACATAAAGACTCTGACACCTTGTCATGGTAAGTGtatggctgaggaaaaaaatggtattttgaatTAGGTAATGCCTGAAATAGTGGTAAGGTATCTTAATACTATCTTACTCTTATTGTTTGCTTAGAGCGGataaaacagaactggaaaaaggTAGGACTGAAAATCACTAAAATTATTCATATTCTATATCATGTATCAGTCACTATCTAATACCCTTGTTAATTTTCAATATAGTCCAAGATGACATTTAGTTGGGCAGATATAAGTAGTCTAAATTCTTGAGGAGCatgtattaatttttcaaagaatgTGATGGAATTCAGAAAGCTGGGGATAGAAAAGGTACAATAGCTTGAGCTTTTATACAAGGGGTATAAGAGTAAAATACACTGTTCCTTGATTAATGAAAACCTAGCTGGACTTAAAGatttcatttgtatttctttagaaACATTGGAATTCAACAGGAATTTGGAGATCTAAAAAATGTACTTTGAGCAAGTTTTCTCTAGAATCTACCCATGAGTAAATTTTCATGTGACAACCTCTTTTTTAAGTAAGATACCTTAATTTAGGAAAATAATCAAACTTTAGTGTAGTCCGGAATATAGGTTTAGATTCTTCTATCATACAATTAAGTTACTGTAAATGTGCTAAAGGAATATGAGACTAACACATCTGTGCTAGAgtttaaatatgctttaaaatgtagCTTTGAAGTTTTATAGCATGAGGGGTCTATTGTGTAAACATATTTATTCTCGACAAGTTCCTGTTTACTTAATTATGTCTGAGAATGTCCCAACACCTAGAGATTTTAAATCAATAGTTTGAATCCGAAACTATCAAGCAAATACTGCCTTGGCTTCATTTGAATGCAAGGACACAATGGCCAAAGAAAATCTCCTATTTCACGTGACCACAGAATAGGAATACTGGCAGAATTAGACCGTCATGCAAGGTATTATTCCTGGTAATTTGCAGTTGCATCTTCTCATCTTCGATTCTTTCTTTGGAATGTAGAAAAAGGATCCCATAATTTTATTAGCTTTAAAGATAAATTAGTAAACCCTTGTGATCATCAGTATCAAAGACTACTGACGTAAAAAAGCAGATCATTTTATCTTCATACATTTAAGCATAGTTCAAAAACCAGTTAACTTTTCA is a window of Larus michahellis chromosome 7, bLarMic1.1, whole genome shotgun sequence DNA encoding:
- the SGO2 gene encoding shugoshin 2 gives rise to the protein MFKVSLKQNNRALAVALSVEKENSRKLKNEKIFLQKEVEKLQLHNILLRRKLSCLNKTLIEIEAFLNYNLLTAIEISSLSENRQSSLPLSAGPSSPTDDQFKSTCQSAGSVELPVKLPLIATANTKQQDSPSVCEIPNSYKSTAILSKERHSDQVKFALPLPSGKNNQKLIEIQPVETTVDKNIFLKENKLCTELTCNSAFLTHVRNTQSLRRSEELTKQYNDSLLPLCGNVTERKKHTVLHKSQTQPNIKDCDEKCSLNNLPHHGINSGSTTNDMNLWESSSDVSCIIPSPKFSNESKMDFKKLLFTDKRKPEETVYGADMELTASDAGELLTVTAKDKDKLHRNKNSNANSDKILGNFRKVKYSKKDKEKIKSKTEISSNLCAEEWHTRPDNSEFSKTTDSQTQLFQSQTEQLPTGDSIGKQSLPNTDKDYEAQKFPSKTEDTRRTYQVNLVSPRKQETNKETIAETFGKMESKIQKADSNSSMNKIPPEVYCAENLSFPDNTSNVSSLHQDFLHTNEKHNRPKINRKTSQNTSKVNTAKHCRDEKRQYGENISKKSQTEIHQYDSKRKQDQKNIVKRKYNRKSSCRQSGETESDSTRKITQKIDQKDSHFSPGRLKRTLARASRKARIIPKESLTLCKNKELKNKDALHAEALCGDKVTETQQTQVALVTHNGVTVNTPHAGKAEQKLDHVSKETYIKTLTPCHGRKALQDLTNTSTQSPTSLPKSLQTLEENSAAPSKRRRATICYKEPSLASKLRRGDQFTDTQFLDSPIYKVKNKISFKSKSKFI